In Poecilia reticulata strain Guanapo linkage group LG1, Guppy_female_1.0+MT, whole genome shotgun sequence, one genomic interval encodes:
- the sstr3 gene encoding somatostatin receptor type 3 isoform X2, with the protein MELIQATQVSXVPQEGTTAAWNNNSVLLYYRPLLSTVPYPPLPSISPAEESLIFNSSCLNSTKSTPTSLPGLAGIFIPLIYGIVCIVGLLGNTLVIHVIVNYTKNESVTNIYILNLAIADELFMLGLPFLAVQNALLSWPFGSLMCRVVMTVDAFNQFTSIFCLTVMSVDRYLAVVHPIRASWWRRPHVAKAISATVWLVSFVVVLPVVVFADVLKDDGNCSIVWPEPAEVWKTSFIVYTCTVGFFCPLLVISLCYLLIIVKVRNVGRRTQTTSSRRRRSERKITRMVVVVVAVFVFCWLPFYALNILNLLVVLPGDFRGLYYFVVVLSYANSCANPILYGFLSDNFKRGFKKALCRASRKVKNNEKAGTEVQRPTEEWGGIVLLSQKRITNTHEKYCGENDVLEEVVGAEGGLQMRERSRLSHKGQNSKAEDDVL; encoded by the exons ATGGAGCTCATCCAGGCCACCCAGGTTTCCMTGGTGCCGCAGGAAGGAACCACTGCTGCCTGGAACAACAACTCAGTCCTTCTCTACTACCGCCCGTTGCTCTCCACTGTCCCCTACCCACCACTTCCCAGCATCAGTCCAGCTGAGGaatctttaatatttaacagcAGTTGTTTAAACTCTACTAAAAGCACACCCACGTCCCTCCCTGGGTTGGCAGGAATCTTCATTCCTCTTATTTATGGCATAGTGTGTATAGTTGGCTTACTGGGAAACACTCTGGTCATCCACGTCATCGTAAACTACACCAAGAATGAGTCGGTCACAAACATCTACATCCTCAATCTTGCCATCGCAGATGAACTTTTTATGCTAGGTTTGCCCTTTTTGGCTGTGCAAAACGCTCTCCTCTCTTGGCCCTTTGGCTCACTGATGTGCCGTGTTGTGATGACAGTGGACGCCTTCAACCAGTTCACCAGCATCTTTTGTCTCACTGTGATGTCAGTGGATCGGTACTTGGCTGTCGTCCACCCCATCCGGGCCTCCTGGTGGCGACGCCCCCATGTAGCAAAGGccatcagtgcaacagtttggCTGGTCTCCTTTGTGGTGGTGCTGCCAGTGGTGGTCTTCGCCGATGTTCTGAAGGATGATGGGAACTGCAGCATCGTGTGGCCTGAACCAGCCGAAGTGTGGAAAACATCTTTTATTGTGTACACATGCACTGTTGGCTTCTTCTGTCCTTTGCTTGTCATCTCTTTATGCTACCTGCTGATCATCGTCAAG GTGAGGAATGTTGGGAGGCGGACCCAGACCACATCTTCCAGACGCAGGAGGTCGGAGCGAAAAATCACACgaatggtggtggtggtagtaGCAGTGTTCGTTTTCTGTTGGCTACCGTTCTATGCCCTCAACATCCTAAACCTCCTCGTGGTCCTGCCCGGAGACTTCAGGGGGCTCTACTATTTTGTTGTCGTGCTTTCATATGCAAATAGCTGCGCCAACCCCATATTGTACGGTTTTCTGTCAGACAACTTCAAGAGAGGCTTCAAGAAGGCCTTGTGCCGCGCTTCACGCAAGGTGAAGAACAATGAAAAGGCTGGCACCGAGGTACAGCGGCCGACGGAGGAGTGGGGCGGCATCGTACTCCTATCGCAGAAGAGAATCACCAACACCCACGAGAAATATTGTGGTGAAAATGATGTACTGGAGGAAGTGGTTGGAGCAGAGGGGGGCTTGCAAATGAGAGAAAGGAGCAGATTGTCACATAAAGGACAAAACTCCAAAGCAGAAGATGATG TATTATGA
- the sstr3 gene encoding somatostatin receptor type 3 isoform X1, which produces MELIQATQVSXVPQEGTTAAWNNNSVLLYYRPLLSTVPYPPLPSISPAEESLIFNSSCLNSTKSTPTSLPGLAGIFIPLIYGIVCIVGLLGNTLVIHVIVNYTKNESVTNIYILNLAIADELFMLGLPFLAVQNALLSWPFGSLMCRVVMTVDAFNQFTSIFCLTVMSVDRYLAVVHPIRASWWRRPHVAKAISATVWLVSFVVVLPVVVFADVLKDDGNCSIVWPEPAEVWKTSFIVYTCTVGFFCPLLVISLCYLLIIVKVRNVGRRTQTTSSRRRRSERKITRMVVVVVAVFVFCWLPFYALNILNLLVVLPGDFRGLYYFVVVLSYANSCANPILYGFLSDNFKRGFKKALCRASRKVKNNEKAGTEVQRPTEEWGGIVLLSQKRITNTHEKYCGENDVLEEVVGAEGGLQMRERSRLSHKGQNSKAEDDGKSPVMQKANPEPTPGDDALEVAHCKANKSRNRNSQTEEATDKNSVLDISYL; this is translated from the exons ATGGAGCTCATCCAGGCCACCCAGGTTTCCMTGGTGCCGCAGGAAGGAACCACTGCTGCCTGGAACAACAACTCAGTCCTTCTCTACTACCGCCCGTTGCTCTCCACTGTCCCCTACCCACCACTTCCCAGCATCAGTCCAGCTGAGGaatctttaatatttaacagcAGTTGTTTAAACTCTACTAAAAGCACACCCACGTCCCTCCCTGGGTTGGCAGGAATCTTCATTCCTCTTATTTATGGCATAGTGTGTATAGTTGGCTTACTGGGAAACACTCTGGTCATCCACGTCATCGTAAACTACACCAAGAATGAGTCGGTCACAAACATCTACATCCTCAATCTTGCCATCGCAGATGAACTTTTTATGCTAGGTTTGCCCTTTTTGGCTGTGCAAAACGCTCTCCTCTCTTGGCCCTTTGGCTCACTGATGTGCCGTGTTGTGATGACAGTGGACGCCTTCAACCAGTTCACCAGCATCTTTTGTCTCACTGTGATGTCAGTGGATCGGTACTTGGCTGTCGTCCACCCCATCCGGGCCTCCTGGTGGCGACGCCCCCATGTAGCAAAGGccatcagtgcaacagtttggCTGGTCTCCTTTGTGGTGGTGCTGCCAGTGGTGGTCTTCGCCGATGTTCTGAAGGATGATGGGAACTGCAGCATCGTGTGGCCTGAACCAGCCGAAGTGTGGAAAACATCTTTTATTGTGTACACATGCACTGTTGGCTTCTTCTGTCCTTTGCTTGTCATCTCTTTATGCTACCTGCTGATCATCGTCAAG GTGAGGAATGTTGGGAGGCGGACCCAGACCACATCTTCCAGACGCAGGAGGTCGGAGCGAAAAATCACACgaatggtggtggtggtagtaGCAGTGTTCGTTTTCTGTTGGCTACCGTTCTATGCCCTCAACATCCTAAACCTCCTCGTGGTCCTGCCCGGAGACTTCAGGGGGCTCTACTATTTTGTTGTCGTGCTTTCATATGCAAATAGCTGCGCCAACCCCATATTGTACGGTTTTCTGTCAGACAACTTCAAGAGAGGCTTCAAGAAGGCCTTGTGCCGCGCTTCACGCAAGGTGAAGAACAATGAAAAGGCTGGCACCGAGGTACAGCGGCCGACGGAGGAGTGGGGCGGCATCGTACTCCTATCGCAGAAGAGAATCACCAACACCCACGAGAAATATTGTGGTGAAAATGATGTACTGGAGGAAGTGGTTGGAGCAGAGGGGGGCTTGCAAATGAGAGAAAGGAGCAGATTGTCACATAAAGGACAAAACTCCAAAGCAGAAGATGATGGTAAATCTCCTGTTATGCAGAAAGCTAATCCTGAACCGACTCCAGGTGATGATGCTCTTGAGGTAGCTCATTGTAAGGCCAATAAAAGTCGTAACAGGAACTCACAAACTGAAGAAGCCACAGACAAAAACTCTGTGCTCGATATCAGCTACCTGTAA
- the LOC103479204 gene encoding protein CutA homolog yields the protein MRIGVPGAETFQSGSLKALILTALLSVFMFQLLRSVGLRAFSMASETYMSGTHSAAFVTCPNDTVAKDLARGIVERKLAACVNIVPAIKSVYEWQGKIEEDNEVLLMIKTRSSRVPALAEYVRSNHPYEVAEVISLPIEQGNPPYLKWIGDVVPE from the exons ATGCGCATTGGAGTGCCCGGTGCAGAGACATTCCAGAGTGGATCCTTAAAAGCTCTGATTTTG ACGGCGCTCCTGAGTGTGTTTATGTTCCAGCTGCTGAGGTCTGTTGGACTGCGAGCGTTCTCCATGGCATCCGAGACGTACATGTCGGGAACACACTCTGCTGCTTTCGTCACCTGTCCAAATGACACTGTAGCTAAAGACTTGGCTAG GGGGATTGTGGAAAGGAAACTGGCTGCTTGTGTGAACATTGTCCCAGCGATTAAATCGGT ATATGAATGGCAGGGAAAGATCGAAGAGGATAATGAAGTGCTTCTG ATGATCAAAACAAGAAGTTCCAGAGTGCCTGCTCTTGCTGAATATGTCCg CTCCAACCATCCCTACGAGGTGGCCGAGGTCATCAGTCTGCCTATTGAGCAGGGAAACCCACCTTATCTCAAGTGGATAGGAGATGTTGTGCCCGAGTAG